Below is a window of Micromonas commoda chromosome 14, complete sequence DNA.
CAggccgcggtgagcgcctgGCCGAAggagatggccgcggcggatccgggcagtccgagcccgagcgcggatgggtgcgccgccgcgacgatgacgcccAGGGTGATtgcgcccgtcgcggtccaCGCCACCATCGGGGTCACGCCGTCCCTCTGCCCTATGAACAccccctccgcggcgttggacgcggcgaagaacggtagcccgagcgcgcgcaccgcgacgTACGTTCGAACGATGGGCGCAACCTCGGGCGGCACGTGCATGAGGCTCAGGAGGggacccgcgagcgcggcgagcgcgcacgccagcaccgcgccggacacgaaggacgccgcgaccgccgcggtgatcgTGTTCCGctgcttcgccgcctcctcctcctcggatcCCCCGTTCAATCCGCGCgactcgcccgccgccaccttggCGATGGTGTTCGTGACCACGATGGACACCGCGAAGcacatctccgcggcgaaggcgaagaGCGAGGACgaaggcgcgagcgcggcgaggtagAGCACGCCAATCTTacccgcgcacgccgtctccgcggagCTGATCACCGGCTCGATGCACGAGTTGACCAGCGCGGGGAGGCCGAGGTTGGCGATGCTCGCGAAGAGCGCTCCGTATCCGATgaactcgtcgccctcgcccgacgCTTTTTTGGACGACGAAGGGTTCATCCCGGAAGGGACCGACGAGGACTGGGACGACGCctgggacgacgcggaggacgcggggtcggacgcggacgtcgatcGATCCGCGTCCGTTTCCTCGGCAAGCGCCGcggtctcctccgccgccgccgcgagttgAATGTCCTCGTCGATCGAGTCGAGgatggccaccgcgtcgatgggCGACGAGAACTCGAGGATGTACGGGAGGTGCTCGAACCacgcgtcgtcttcgccgtcctcgtcgtccgcgtcgtcgtccgcggtgccggcggcgtgggtcacggtcgccgacgcgagggcgcgctggacgtccgccgcggagagcgtcTCTGTCTCTCTCCGGGGGAgggcgtcgtcttcgtcgtcccgGTCCCGGCGTTCGTCGTTGTCGtccccctcgccctcggcggtgagcgcgccgcgtccgggatGCGGGTCGATgacgcgcgccctcgtcgcgtcgccgcgtctccATCCGGCGTTTACGCCTCCCGGAACGTTCCTCGCGGGAAACGCGGGCCATGCGCGCacccacgccgcgcggcgagtcgGCGCGTCGTGACGCTTTCCAAATCCGCTTTTCGAGACGTGGCGCCGCCTGACGGAGTtggtcggcgcggtcgcgcgcacccgcgcggccgcgccgctgagtatcgacggcggcatcctcgccccgccgacACTCGCGCGTTACCCTTCGAGACCTtccccgcgctcaccgtccGCGCATGCCCGCACCCGACGCGCTCCGAAAGCTCCCCCAACCGTCCCCCTTCGCGACACCTCAGATAACGTCCACGCGAACCGGCTCCGGGCAGCGATGGGCGCtggccgtcggcgaggagcgggcgcggcggaggacgcgagaGGCGCGCTCCGTGCGCTCGATGccgtcgagacgcgcgcgtgagggCACGGCAgacacccgccgcggtccaaAAGCCAGTCGGAACCGGTCACGACGACGGAATCGCGCGCTCCAAtgcgccgccccgcgtccaGATAGTGAGTGCTCTCAAAAGCTCCCGAGAAGCGCGTGCGGCCGAGAACCAACCGCGAAGGACTGAGACGAACGCACGAGAAGTCCCGTGCATAAATGGGAAATAAGCTTCTAAAAGCCATATACGAATCGGCATGATTACTGTTTACGTGTTCAATCTCTCAACACAGTCCCCGACTCGTGAATCCCGGTCTGGACGCCCGGCCCGCTTGGAAGTGACGAGGCTTGTTATTTTCTGACGCCTCCCCAGGTGGCACtgcgtcgcacgcgcgcggcacggcgcgagcgatgTCGGTGCACGTCCATCGCCCCGCATCCCTCCCCGGCGTGGCCGTGGTGGTCATCGACTC
It encodes the following:
- a CDS encoding Multidrug/Oligosaccharidyl-lipid/Polysaccharide flippase (multidrug efflux), whose translation is MPPSILSGAAARVRATAPTNSVRRRHVSKSGFGKRHDAPTRRAAWVRAWPAFPARNVPGGVNAGWRRGDATRARVIDPHPGRGALTAEGEGDDNDERRDRDDEDDALPRRETETLSAADVQRALASATVTHAAGTADDDADDEDGEDDAWFEHLPYILEFSSPIDAVAILDSIDEDIQLAAAAEETAALAEETDADRSTSASDPASSASSQASSQSSSVPSGMNPSSSKKASGEGDEFIGYGALFASIANLGLPALVNSCIEPVISSAETACAGKIGVLYLAALAPSSSLFAFAAEMCFAVSIVVTNTIAKVAAGESRGLNGGSEEEEAAKQRNTITAAVAASFVSGAVLACALAALAGPLLSLMHVPPEVAPIVRTYVAVRALGLPFFAASNAAEGVFIGQRDGVTPMVAWTATGAITLGVIVAAAHPSALGLGLPGSAAAISFGQALTAAWFFRGLAANGWLAWPEGDGEGGVGEVGTSDAGGSSLGAAAGAPTSQVGRRLAAAALACRALWSRSVDVLVESRMLNEIGWMFLGAFSRMGTYAAITASASALGVLPGATHKVALETFWILSFLTEPVFTACNALIPRELHAGRWGSARKLRAALIALSVLLGTLLSCAAFLMTQTAVYSDDPAVTAALSALTAPLAVALGLSAVAYGVEGTIIGCGEVGYLGRTHARDFLLVLLLLKAHSTFPSVAGSGLAGIWWVLAFFQGLRICQHWCHLAMTRPFWEKQADPTTEEAAEADGKALLIA